In Eupeodes corollae chromosome 3, idEupCoro1.1, whole genome shotgun sequence, a single genomic region encodes these proteins:
- the LOC129951813 gene encoding alpha-amylase A-like, with translation MVFTKVLAFLVVAVTVTAINGQHDPNYWGGRDVMVHLFEWKWEDIANECEQFLAPKGYAGVQVSPVTENVVSEGRPWWERYQPVSYLLSTRSGNEEQFRDMVTRCNKVGVRIYPDFIMNHMAAGDSVVGTAGSTAEPNNKEFPAIPYSPLDFNPTCSITNFNDRVEVRNCELVGLKDLDQSKEYVREKLAELMNKLIEIGVAGFRIDAAKHMWPHDMEAILDSLDDLNTEQGFAPGSRPFIYQEIIDNGGGMISREEYTHLGAITEFRHSSKISNVFSNGDLLKWLNNWGTGWSFLPSEQALIFIDNHDNQRGEALNYKSARSYKMANAFMLAYPYGIPRVMSSFDFDHSDDGPPSSDGNTILSPIFNDDDSCDNGWVCEHRWRQIYNMVGFRNAVEGTSLNNWWDNNGNQIAFCRGNKGFVAFNQENYDLNQRLYTCLPAGTYCDVISGNRSGSPCSGKQIVVAKDGTAQINISTDDEDGVIAIHVGSKV, from the exons ATGGTATTTACAAAGGTGTTAGCTTTTTTGGTTGTGGCAGTCACAGTTACTGCCATCAACGGCCAGCACGATCCTAATTATTGGGGTGGACGAGATGTAATGGTTCACCTCTTCGAATGGAAATGGGAAGATATTGCAAACGAGTGCGAACAGTTTCTGGCCCCGAAAGGATATGCTGGTGTACAG GTTTCTCCCGTAACTGAAAATGTTGTTTCCGAGGGACGTCCTTGGTGGGAGCGTTATCAACCTGTATCGTATCTTCTTTCCACCCGATCCGGCAATGAGGAACAATTTCGTGACATGGTGACCCGTTGTAATAAGGTTGGAGTTCGCATCTATCCAGATTTTATTATGAATCATATGGCAGCAGGCGATAGTGTCGTTGGTACCGCCGGTTCCACCGCCGAACCCAATAACAAAGAATTCCCTGCTATCCCATATTCACCACTCGATTTCAACCCCACTTGTTCAATTACAAACTTCAATGATCGCGTCGAAGTCCGCAATTGCGAGTTGGTTGGATTGAAAGATCTCGATCAAAGCAAAGAATATGTTCGTGAAAAGCTCGCGGAACTTATGAACAAGTTGATTGAAATCGGAGTCGCCGGATTCCGTATTGATGCAGCCAAACACATGTGGCCTCACGATATGGAG GCTATTTTGGATTCACTTGATGACTTAAACACTGAACAAGGATTTGCTCCCGGTTCTCGCCCGTTCATTTATCAAGAAATCATTGATAATGGAGGTGGAATGATATCTCGTGAAGAATATACTCACTTGGGTGCTATAACAGAGTTCCGTCATTCTTCGAAAATAAGCAACGTTTTCAGTAATGGAGATCTGTTGAAATGGCTTAACAACTGGGGTACTGGTTGGAGTTTCCTTCCTAGCGAACAAGCTTTGATTTTCATTGACAACCACGATAACCAAAGAGGTGAAGCATTGAACTACAAGTCAGCAAGAAGCTACAAGATGGCAAATGCGTTTATGTTAGCCTACCCCTACGGTATTCCAAGAGTCATGAGCTCTTTTGATTTCGATCATTCTGATGACGGTCCACCAAGCAGTGATGGCAATACTATTTTGTCGCCAATATTTAACGATGACGATTCATGTGATAATGGCTGGGTCTGCGAACATCGTTGGCGTCAAATCTACAACATGGTCGGGTTCAGAAATGCAGTCGAAGGAACTTCCCTTAATAATTGGTGGGACAACAATGGAAACCAAATAGCATTCTGTCGTGGAAATAAGGGTTTTGTGGCCTTTAACCAAGAGAACTACGACTTAAATCAGCGACTTTACACTTGCTTGCCAGCTGGAACATACTGTGATGTCATTTCAGGAAATAGGTCTGGTTCACCTTGTTCGggaaaacaaattgttgttgCTAAGGACGGAACAGCTCAGATCAATATTTCAACTGACGATGAGGATGGTGTTATAGCAATACACGTTGGATCAAAAGTCTAA
- the LOC129952758 gene encoding EF-hand domain-containing family member C2: protein MLRIPGMPLLPGTQFRDLTKSNFAKSQSLLNYYGIGMLSDREVPKLVDPRGMIVDPNCPPPEIPSIDLPKAGPKLPTWVAYDKQVLCFDGYFKETLQEVYHAPYLVRKVKICYFLEDDTIQVTEPKVENSGITQGCLVHKQRVPKPAPCENECISILDLNVNTNIQIFDRVYHITGCDLFTRHFLNRAGIPVPDPVDMPLDPTIEHRKRSVIKHSAPTNRKHAFAQFLQFDRKVLRFKCYWDDRSEFGDVRNLELCYYLSDDTMDIKEIFPVNSGRDGPTTFLKRGKLPKDGQGLHLPGEQTEMTILNVLGGGLRTGRYITDILGTGKKDFAFYTDKDLQIGVVLNVYGRNVVLTSCDSFTMEYYRKKYGLEDFSPLPLPNHYEDQIAQRMRERQLPPYNGWGSYEDSEGNCISVEPKPPQGDFKKFVTLDKFILRFGAKMISTIRENCERVFVVSYYLSDDTIQIFEVAERNSGFLGGTFLKRGRILLPNQEKFSCKRPEYYRPHHLYIGATVNLKDHIFSLVSADEYTLIYMESHPFEFPLADVQIIMHKIREALRHNYKNFIEKHLPEGFSESETKLISYETLKKNLIELLGNNITDQEIITLCRFYSAEQKPPSSCNRETVRSAIHLEIRRNLWDDMDHLKEHVHHINPSHKSFISESTLRSIITGCRLPFTTELIDDMFKVLNHNDMGEIEVCDFMSFVDVSCNPASDIPPINYAFELCPKIPFLHKGRLVNWDCFVQHLGLEKELIEESN, encoded by the exons atgttgcGAATACCTGGAATGCCTTTATTACCTGGCACACAGTTCCGAGAT CTTACAAAATCGAACTTTGCCAAATCACAATCATTACTCAATTACTATGGCATTGGAATGCTATCCGACAGAGAAGTCCCCAAACTTGTTGATCCTAGGGGTATGATTGTTGATCCAAACTGCCCTCCGCCGGAAATTCCGTCAATAGACTTACCGAAAGCTGGTCCTAAACTTCCAACATGGGTGGCCTACGATAAGCAAGTACTTTGCTTCGATGGTTATTTCAAGGAAACTCTACAAGAGGTCTATCATGCTCCGTATCTtgtaagaaaagtcaaaatatgttaTTTTCTTGAAGATGATACCATTCAAGTTACCGAACCTAAAGTAGAAAACTCAGGAATAACGCAAGGTTGTTTGGTACACAAGCAACGGGTACCAAAGCCAGCACCATGTGAAAATGAATGTATTTCAATTTTGGATTTAAATGTGAACACAAACATTCAGATTTTTGATCGAGTTTATCACATTACTGGTTGTGATTTGTTCACACGGCATTTTTTAAACAGAGCTGGAATTCCTGTGCCAGATCCAGTTGACATGCCATT AGATCCTACCATAGAACATAGAAAGAGATCAGTCATCAAACATTCTGCCCCAACAAACAGGAAGCATGCATTTGCTCAGTTCTTGCAATTCGATAGAAAGGTACTTAGGTTCAAATGTTATTGGGACGACCGTTCTGAATTCGGTGATGTACGCAATTTAGAGCTATGCTACTATCTTTCGGATGATACAATGGATATAAAGGAAATCTTTCCTGTTAACTCTGGAAGGGATGGACCCACAACTTTTCTTAAGCGCGGAAAGCTACCAAAG GATGGACAAGGGTTACATCTCCCCGGGGAACAAACTGAAATGACGATTTTAAACGTCCTTGGAGGTGGTCTTCGAACTGGAAGATATATTACCGATATTCTCGGGACTGGGAAAAAGGATTTCGCCTTTTATACAGACAAAGATCTTCAAATTGGAGTTGTGTTAAATGTTTACGGACGAAATGTTGTACTGACAAGTTGCGATTCATTTACAATGGAGTATTACAGAAAGAAG TATGGACTTGAGGATTTCAGCCCATTACCATTACCAAACCACTATGAAGATCAAATTGCTCAGAGAATGAGGGAAAGACAGCTTCCTCCCTACAATGGATGGGGTTCCTATGAAGATTCTGAAGGAAATTGCATTTCTGTTGAGCCAAAACCTCCACAGGGAGATTTCAAGAAATTTGTAACTTtggataaatttattttaagatttggaGCAAAAATGATTTCGACAATACGTGAAAACTGTGAACGAGTATTCGTTGTATCGTATTATCTTTCCGATGATactattcaaatatttgaagTCGCTGAGAGAAATTCAGGATTTTTGGGCGGAACGTTCTTGAAACGGGGACGTATTTTATTGCCAAATCAAGAAAAGTTTTCATGTAAGAGACCAGAGTATTATAGGCCTCATCATCTTTATATCGGAGCGACGGTTAATTTAAAGGACCATATATTTTCGTTGGTTTCGGCGGATGAATATACATTGATTTACATGGAGTCACATCCATTTGAG tTTCCTCTAGCCGATGTTCAAATCATAATGCACAAAATACGCGAAGCTCTTCGTCACAACTATAAgaactttattgaaaaacatcttCCAGAAGGCTTCAGTGAGTcggaaacaaaattaatcagttatgaaacactgaaaaaaaatctaattgaactTCTTGGAAACAATATCACCGATCAAGAAATAATTACACTTTGCCGATTCTACTCCGCGGAGCAAAAACCTCCTTCGTCATGTAATCGCGAAACTGTACGTTCTGCAATTCATTTGGAAATCCGACGAAATCTGTGGGACGACATGGATCATCTCAAAGAGCACGTTCACCATATTAATCCATCGCATAAATCATTCATATCGGAAAGTACACTTCGTTCAATAATCACAGGTTGTCGGTTACCATTTACAACTGAGCTTATCGACGATATGTTTAAGGTTTTGAATCACAATGATATGGGGGAGATAGAAGTTTGTGATTTCATGTCATTTGTGGATGTTAGCTGCAACCCAGCATCAGATATACCACCTATAAACTACGCATTCGAACTGTGTCCAAAAATTCCATTCCTTCATAAGGGTCGTTTAGTGAACTGGGATTGCTTTGTACAGCATCTGGGATTGGAAAAGGAATTAATTGAAGAATCGAATTAA